In Castanea sativa cultivar Marrone di Chiusa Pesio chromosome 6, ASM4071231v1, a single window of DNA contains:
- the LOC142641080 gene encoding proteasome activator subunit 4-like has product MHLYNAWLPPPVAQETKREKDSFSRVVCSVKNSFKPDDPDSVYSTLKWISVIDLFIKAKSDVSLEDVSTLVEIGLELFKSSQNKLYAQVRWGNILVRVLNKYRKKLSLKVQWRPLYDTLVNTHFTRDTGPEGWRLRQRHFEAITSLVRSCRRFFPPGSAFEIWSEFRSLLENPWHNSSFEGSGFVRLFLPTNLDNQDFFTNDWIKSCIDLWDSMPNCQFWNSQWAALVARVVKNCNSIEWECFLPTLFARYLNMFEVPVANGSGSYPFSVDVPRNTRFLFSNKTVTPAKAIAKAIVYLLRPGSSMQDQFEKLVNLLEQYYHPSNGGRWTYSLERFLFHLVIQFEKRLQHEQQNTENSRQPELLLGRSERMYFVNVVLKLIDRGQYSKNEHLSETVAAATSVLSYVEPSLVLPFVASRFHMALETMTATHQLKIAVMSVAFVGRSLFLTSQSTSVESVESGDEFTDLLMVSLSNVLLGMDANDPPKTLATMQLIGSIFSNLAYLGDNIDESSVLPMIRFSEWLDEFLCRLFSLLLHLEPSSVTNEGLHSSATSGTFLVEDGPYYYCMLEILLGRLSKSLYTQALKKVCKFVKTNILPGAIAEVGLLCCACVHSNPEEAVTHLIEPILSSVISSLEGVPVTGFGGRGTSKSSISKKAKPTLSPALETSIDYQLKTLSVAISYGGPALLRYKDQFKEAIVSAFDSPSWKVNGAGDHLLRSLLGSLILYYPIDQYKCIFRHPVASELEEWISTKDYANNELPIGPKWHIPSDEEVNFANELLNLHFKAALDDLFTMCQTKIHSDSGDEKEHLKVTLLRIDSSLQGVLSCLPDFRPSSSNAVVEDPDHTSFLIAGATGSSVGSTQLREKAAEVIHASCKYLLEEKSDDSILLILIIRIMDALANYGSLEYDEWSNHRQAWKLESAAIVEPPINFIVSSHSKGKRRPRWALIDKAYMHNTWRSSQSSYHLLRTSAKFIPSDHLNLLMDDLLNLCLHSYETVRLLAGKSLLKLIKRWPSMISKCVLSLAENLKDPNAPENVVLGSCAVLASQSVLKHLTTDPKAFSSFIIGILSSSHHESLKAQKAINELFVKYNIYFAGVSRSIFRTSNNDMDGQVFGDLVSQIISMSFDSIGLHWRYNLMANRVLLLLAMASRNDPNASSMILSETAGHFLKNLKSQLPQTRILAISALNTLLKESPYKLSAGEQSGSSGSGDLQESTKSSLEGVLTKVFQEEGFFDETLNSLSHVHIITDTESTSSRGHGNSSFQSFADKSITRFYFDFSASWPRTPSWISLLGSDTFYSNFARIFKRLIQECGMPVLLALRGTLEEFANAKERSKQCVAAEALAGVLHSDVDGLLEAWDSWLMAQLQNIILAQSVESIPEWAACIRYAVTGKGKYGTKVPLLRQKILDCLANPLPSTATTTIVAKRYAFLSAVLIEISPQKMPAAEIRLHNELLEELLGNMCHSSAQVREAIGVNLSVLCSNIRLYASSDHDFSHEGRNSDIDNRLKDGSWVQILIKRASEVVINIQSTSQSDNLETPIDSKLQDVHLNGDSQDDVKWMETLFHFIISSLKSGRSSYLLDVIVGLLYPVISLQETSNKDLSTLAKAAFELLKWRIFWEPHLQEAVSVILSSANDSNWRTRSATLTYLRTFMYRHTFILSSVEKQQIWSTVEKLLIDNQVEVREHAAAVLAGLMKGGDEDLARDFRDRAYLKANNLQRKRKQRNLSSGHSIASIHGAVLALTASVLSAPYDMPSWLPEHVTLLARFAGEPTPVKSTVTKAVAEFRRTHADTWNVQKNSFTEEQLEVLADTSSSSSYFA; this is encoded by the exons ATCTTTATTGGAAAATCCATGGCATAATTCATCATTTGAAGGATCTGGGTTTGTGAGACTGTTTCTTCCTACAAATTTAGACAACCAGGACTTTTTTACAAA TGATTGGATTAAATCGTGTATAGACCTGTGGGACTCGATGCCAAATTGCCAATTTTGGAATAGTCAATGGGCTGCTCTAGTAGCTCGTGTTGTAAAGAACTGCAACTCCATAGAATGGGAGTGTTTCTTACCCACACTTTTTGCCAGATACTTGAATATGTTTGAG GTTCCTGTGGCAAATGGAAGTGGATCATATCCTTTTTCTGTGGATGTTCCCCGAAACACAAGGTTCTTGTTCTCCAATAAAACAGTCACCCCAGCAAAGGCCATCGCAAAAGCAATT GTGTATCTATTAAGACCTGGTAGTTCGATGCAAGATCAGTTTGAGAAATTGGTCAACCTCTTGGAACA ATATTACCATCCCTCCAATGGTGGTCGTTGGACTTATTCGTTGGAGCGATTTTTGTTCCATTTGGTAATACAATTCGAGAAACGCCTACAGCATGAGCAACA GAACACAGAAAACAGTAGACAGCCCGAACTGCTTCTTGGAAGATCAGAAAGGATGTATTTCGTCAATGTGGTGCTGAAGTTAATTGATCGTGGTCAATATAGCAAGAATGAGCATTTATCCGAGACAGTTGCTGCTGCAACTTCTGTTTTGTCTTATGTGGAGCCCTCTTTGGTTCTTCCTTTTGTGGCATCTCGATTCCATATGGCCTTAGAGACG ATGACTGCCACCCACCAGCTGAAAATTGCTGTAATGTCAGTGGCATTTGTTGGGCGTTCACTATTTCTCACTTCCCAATCAACTTCAGTAGAATCAGTTGAAAGTGGTGATGAGTTCACTGATCTTTTGATGGTTTCATTGTCCAATGTATTACTTGGAATGGATGCCAATGATCCTCCTAAAACCTTGGCAACCATGCAACTAATTGGCTCCATTTTTTCCAAT TTGGCTTATTTGGGTGATAACATAGACGAGTCGTCAGTCCTGCCTATGATTCGTTTTTCTGAATGGCTTGATGAATTCTTATGTCGCCTATTTTCCTTGCTCCTGCACTTGGAACCCAGCAGTGTTAC GAATGAAGGTCTACATTCATCTGCAACATCAGGAACTTTTCTCGTTGAGGATGGTCCTTACTACTATTGCATGCTTGAAATCTTGCTTGGGAGACTTTCAAAATCCCTGTATACTCAG GctttaaaaaaagtttgtaagttTGTGAAGACAAATATCCTTCCGGGGGCAATTGCTGAGGTTGGACTGCTTTGTTGTGCATGTGTGCATTCAAACCCAGAAGAGGCAGTTACTCACCTTATTGAGCCCATTTTGTCCTCTGTTATCTCCTCTTTAGAAGGAGTGCCAGTTACAGGATTTGGAGGAAGAGGAACTTCTAAGTCCTCTATTTCAAAAAAG GCAAAACCCACACTTTCTCCTGCTCTTGAAACATCAATTGATTATCAATTGAAAACACTATCAGTTGCCATCAGTTATGGGGGTCCTGCTCTTCTCCGTTACAAGGATCAGTTTAAGGAAGCTATTGTTTCTGCTTTTGATTCTCCATCTTGGAAG GTCAATGGTGCTGGTGATCATCTTCTCCGTTCCCTCCTTGGTAGCCTGATTCTTTATTATCCTATTGATCAGTACAA GTGCATCTTCCGTCACCCTGTGGCTTCTGAACTGGAGGAATGGATCAGCACAAAAGATTATGCCAATAATGAACTGCCAATAGGCCCTAAGTGGCATATTCCTAGTGATGAAGAAGTTAATTTTGCAAACGAACTCTTGAATCTTCATTTTAAAGCGGCTTTGGATGATCTTTTTACAATGTGCCAAACTAAAATCCATTCAGATTCAG GAGATGAGAAAGAGCACTTGAAAGTGACTCTTTTGCGGATTGATTCATCATTGCAAGGTGTTTTGTCTTGCTTGCCTGATTTCAGGCCGTCCTCCAGCAATGCAGTGGTTGAAGATCCAGATCATACTTCTTTCTTAATAGCTGGAGCAACAGGTTCAAGTGTTGGCAGCACTCAACTGCGGGAAAAAGCTGCTGAGGTTATTCATGCCTCATGCAA ATACTTGTTAGAGGAAAAATCTGATGACAGCATTTTATTGATACTCATTATTCGTATTATGGATGCATTAGCAAACTATG GAAGTTTGGAATATGATGAGTGGTCAAATCACAGGCAGGCTTGGAAGTTGGAATCTGCTGCCATAGTTGAACCTCCGATTAATTTTATTGTGTCATCTCATTCTAAGGGAAAGAGAAG gCCAAGGTGGGCACTCATTGATAAGGCATACATGCACAATACATGGAGATCCTCACAGTCATCCTATCATCTATTACGTACAAGTGCAAAGTTCATTCCATCAGATCATCTGAATCTCTTGATGGATGATCTTCTAAATCTATGTTTGCATAGTTATGAAACTGTTCGCTT ACTTGCTGGCAAATCTCTACTGAAGCTGATCAAGAGATGGCCGTCTATGATTTCAAAGTGTGTTCTCTCTCTTGCTGAGAATTTAAAGGACCCAAATGCACCAGAAAATGTGGTTCTAGGTTCTTGTGCAGTCCTTGCCTCACAATCGGTGCTCAAGCATTTGACGACG GATCCAAAAGCATTTTCTTCCTTTATCATTGGGATTCTTTCCAG CTCCCATCATGAGTCACTGAAAGCCCAGAAAGCAATCAATGAG TTATTTGTCAAATACAACATCTACTTTGCTGGAGTGTCTAGAAGCATTTTCAGGACATCAAACAATGACATGGATGGACAAGTTTTTGGAGATTTGGTTTCTCAAATTATTTCTATGAGTTTTGATTCCATTGGCTTGCATTGGCG gTATAATCTTATGGCTAATAGAGTTCTGCTCCTGTTGGCTATGGCATCTCGGAATGACCCAAATGCCTCTTCAATGATCTTGAGTGAAACTGCTG GTCACTTCTTGAAGAATTTGAAAAGTCAACTTCCTCAGACTAGAATACTTGCAATATCGGCTCTAAATACACTGTTAAAGGAATCACCTTATAAACTTTCAGCTGGGGAACAGTCTGGCTCTTCTGGTTCTGGTGACTTACAAGAAAGTACAAAATCATCACTGGAAGGAGTTTTAACTAAAGTTTTTCAGGAAGAGGGCTTTTTTGATGAGACTTTGAATAGTCTTTCCCATGTTCACATAATCACTGATACAGAGAGCACATCTTCCAGAGGACATGGAAATTCATCTTTTCAGAGCTTTGCAGACAAATCAATCACCcgtttttattttgacttttctgCTTCATGGCCACGTACCCCTAGCTGGATTTCTTTATTAGGAAGTGATACCTTCTACTCAAATTTTGCCCGGATTTTTAAACGGTTAATACAAGAATGTGGCATGCCAGTTTTGTTGGCTCTTAGAGGCACCTTGGAGGAGTTTGCAAATGCCAAGGAGAGGTCTAAGCAATGTGTTGCCGCTGAAGCATTGGCTGGGGTATTGCATTCTGATGTCGATGGTCTTTTAGAAGCATGGGACAGTTGGTTGATGGCCCAGTTGCAGAATATTATTTTAGCGCAATCAGTGGAATCAATACCTGAGTGGGCAGCTTGTATACGTTATGCAGTTACTGGAAAGGGAAAGTATGGAACAAAAGTTCCTCTTCTGAGGCAAAAAATCTTAGATTGTTTGGCAAATCCTTTACCTTCGACTGCAACTACCACTATAGTAGCCAAGCGCTATGCTTTTCTATCAGCTGTACTTATAGAAATATCCCCACAGAAAATGCCGGCAGCTGAGATACGGCTGCATAATGAACTTTTGGAGGAGCTGCTTGGTAATATGTGCCATTCATCCGCCCAA GTAAGAGAAGCTATAGGTGTTAACCTTTCTGTATTGTGCTCTAACATTCGGCTTTATGCGTCTTCGGATCATGATTTTTCACATGAAGGGAGAAATAGTGATATTGATAACAGACTTAAAGATGGAAGTTGGGTTCAGATCCTAATAAAACGAGCATCTGAAGTGGTAATAAATATTCAGAGTACCAGCCAATCTGACAATTTGGAGACCCCAATAGATTCAAAACTTCAAGATGTACATTTGAATGGAGATTCACAAGATGATGTCAAATGGATGGAAACG CTATTCCATTTTATCATCTCGTCTTTGAAGTCTGGAAGATCTTCATATTTGCTGGATGTAATTGTGGGGCTTCTTTATCCTGTAATTTCCTTGCAG GAAACATCAAATAAAGATTTGTCAACGTTGGCCAAGGCTGCTTTTGAACTGCTAAAATGGAGGATTTTCTGGGAACCTCATCTCCAGGAGGCCGTATCTGTGATTCTTTCTTCAGCCAATGATTCTAACTGGCGGACTAGATCTGCTACACTGACGTATCTGCGAACCTTTATGTATAG gcacactttcattctctcaAGTGTGGAGAAGCAACAAATCTGGAGCACTGTGGAGAAGCTACTTATAGATAACCAAGTGGAG GTAAGAGAGCATGCTGCAGCAGTTTTGGCAGGCCTAATGAAGGGCGGGGATGAAGATCTAGCAAGAGATTTTCGTGATAGAGCTTACTTGAAGGCAAATAATcttcaaagaaagagaaagcagAG AAATCTAAGTTCTGGTCACTCCATTGCCTCTATACATGGTGCCGTCCTTGCTTTGACTGCTTCTGTGTTATCAGCGCCGTATGACATGCCCAG TTGGTTACCTGAGCATGTTACATTACTGGCTCGTTTTGCTGGGGAGCCAACACCTGTAAAATCTACTGTTACAAAAGCAGTTGCAGAGTTCCGGCGGACCCATGCAGATACATGGAATGTTCAGAAAAACTCATTTACTGAAGAGCAACTTGAG GTTCTGGCTGATACATCCTCTTCATCTTCATATTTTGCTTGA
- the LOC142641082 gene encoding transcription factor MYB80 — MGRIPCCEKDNVKRGQWTPEEDNKLSSYIAQHGTRNWRLIPKNAGLQRCGKSCRLRWTNYLRPDLKHGQFSDAEEQTIVKLHSVVGNRWSLIAAQLPGRTDNDVKNHWNTKLKKKLSGMGIDPVTHKPFSHLMAEIATTLAPPQVAHLAEAALGCFKDEMLHLLTKKRIDFQIQQPNAALGKTTSTYTNSKQDEKDDTIEKIKLGLSRAIQEPEMLPSNKPWDSTGATSANFAGACSAFPASMTGYQYGPSSFGNEGDRSPWSQSMCTGSTCTAGDQQVRLHEKLEEENGEDSEGGKGIRNGSSIFSSDCVLWDLPSDDLMNPIV; from the exons atgGGTAGGATTCCATGTTGTGAGAAGGACAATGTGAAAAGAGGACAGTGGACTCCTGAAGAAGACAACAAGCTCTCTTCCTATATTGCCCAGCACGGCACCCGTAACTGGCGCCTCATCCCCAAGAATGCTG GTCTTCAAAGATGCGGCAAGAGTTGCAGGCTAAGGTGGACTAATTACCTGCGTCCTGATCTTAAGCATGGCCAGTTCTCTGATGCAGAAGAGCAAACTATAGTGAAGCTTCATTCTGTTGTTGGTAACAG ATGGTCACTAATTGCAGCTCAGCTGCCTGGCCGCACAGACAATGACGTTAAAAATCACTGGAAcacaaaactgaaaaagaagCTGTCAGGCATGGGAATTGATCCTGTGACCCACAAGCCCTTCTCCCACCTAATGGCTGAAATTGCAACCACACTGGCACCCCCACAGGTGGCTCACCTTGCAGAAGCAGCCCTTGGCTGCTTCAAAGATGAAATGCTCCATCTCCTTACTAAGAAGCGCATTGACTTTCAGATCCAACAACCCAATGCAGCACTAGGGAAAACCACTTCCACTTATACTAACAGTAAACAAGACGAAAAGGATGATACCATTGAGAAGATCAAGCTTGGCCTATCAAGGGCTATCCAAGAACCTGAGATGCTACCATCAAACAAGCCATGGGACAGTACTGGAGCGACATCTGCAAATTTTGCAGGGGCCTGCAGTGCTTTCCCTGCATCTATGACTGGATATCAGTATGGCCCGTCATCTTTTGGCAATGAAGGGGACAGATCACCATGGAGCCAGAGTATGTGTACAGGAAGCACATGCACAGCAGGGGACCAGCAAGTTCGGTTGCACGAaaaacttgaggaagaaaatgggGAGGATTCTGAGGGTGGGAAAGGAATCAGAAATGGGTCCAGCATTTTCAGTTCAGACTGTGTCTTATGGGATTTGCCATCTGATGATCTAATGAACCCAATAGTTTAA
- the LOC142641081 gene encoding putative amino acid permease 7, with translation MGQEDTDNQIQTPLLQTHAAERPLKRTGNLWTAIAHIITGVIGSGVLSLAWSMAQLGWIAGPLAMLFFAGVTVVATFLLCNCYRSPDPEYGPGRNRSYLEAVDMNLGKRNAWVCGFFVHISLFGTGIAYTITSAISMRAIQKSNCYHKEGHEAACSFGDTSYMLLFGVAQIVLSQTPDFHNIEWLSIFAAIMSFTYSFIGLGLGFAKVVGDGYVKGNIGGISTSSAADKIWLVAQAIGDIAFAYPYSLIVIEIQDTLKSPPPENQTMKKASTIAIVVTTLFYLSCGGFGYAAFGDDTPGNLLTGFGFYEPYWLIDFANACIVLHLLGGYQVYSQPLFANVERWFADKFPSSGFVNDNYTLKLPLLPEIRINLLRLCFRSMYVVSTTAIAMLFPYFNQVLGVLGALNFWPLSIYFPVEMYFRQMNIEAWSTKWILLRTFSMFCLLVTLFSMIGSIEGLITAKLS, from the exons ATGGGACAAGAAGATACAGATAATCAGATTCAGACCCCTTTGTTGCAAACTCATGCAGCTGAGCGTCCTCTCAAGAGAACTG GGAATCTATGGACTGCAATAGCACATATAATAACTGGGGTGATAGGATCAGGAGTGCTATCACTAGCATGGAGTATGGCACAGCTTGGGTGGATTGCAGGTCCTTTGGCCATGTTATTCTTTGCTGGAGTCACTGTTGTTGCTACATTCCTTCTCTGCAACTGCTATCGATCTCCTGATCCTGAATATGGACCCGGTAGAAATAGGTCCTATCTTGAAGCTGTTGACATGAATTTAG GAAAAAGGAATGCATGGGTGTGCGGCTTCTTTGTGCACATAAGCTTATTTGGGACAGGCATTGCCTATACAATTACATCTGCTATCAGCATGAG AGCAATCCAGAAATCAAACTGTTACCACAAAGAAGGGCACGAGGCCGCGTGTAGTTTTGGAGATACCTCTTACATGTTACTTTTTGGAGTTGCCCAAATTGTACTATCTCAGACACCAGACTTTCACAATATAGAATGGCTATCTATTTTTGCTGCAATCATGTCCTTCACTTATTCTTTCATTGGATTGGGACTTGGCTTCGCAAAAGTTGTAG GAGATGGATATGTTAAGGGCAACATTGGAGGAATTTCAACTTCTAGTGCAGCGGATAAAATATGGTTGGTAGCTCAAGCTATTGGAGACATTGCATTTGCCTATCCATACTCTCTCATTGTGATTGAGATACAG GATACTTTGAAGTCACCTCCACCGGAAAACCAGACCATGAAGAAGGCCTCAACAATAGCAATCGTAGTTACAACCCTCTTCTACCTCAGCTGTGGAGGCTTTGGATATGCAGCCTTCGGGGATGATACACCAGGGAACCTCTTGACAGGGTTTGGATTCTATGAACCATACTGGCTCATTGATTTTGCTAATGCTTGCATCGTGCTTCATCTACTTGGAGGATATCAG GTTTACAGTCAGCCATTGTTTGCAAATGTTGAAAGATGGTTTGCTGACAAGTTCCCAAGCAGTGGATTTGTAAATGATAACTACACTTTAAAATTGCCATTGCTCCCAGAGATAAGAATAAACCTTCTCAGGTTGTGTTTCCGAAGCATGTATGTTGTGTCGACAACTGCAATTGCAATGTTGTTTCCCTACTTCAACCAGGTTTTGGGAGTGCTAGGAGCCTTGAACTTCTGGCCCTTATCGATATATTTTCCAGTGGAGATGTACTTTAGGCAGATGAATATTGAAGCTTGGTCAACCAAGTGGATCCTGCTTCGAACTTTCAGCATGTTTTGCTTGCTTGTGACATTATTTTCCATGATTGGTTCAATTGAAGGACTTATAACTGCAAAATTGAGCTGA